A genomic window from Lotus japonicus ecotype B-129 chromosome 1, LjGifu_v1.2 includes:
- the LOC130732119 gene encoding uncharacterized protein LOC130732119, translating to MTARDRDQILNGQPWNFNGHVIALQAITGEEQPSELNPHLCPIWVRIYNLPLNLRDEQSVLRIGSCLGKFLDYDKSEECLMGKYARARVMVDLQKPLKRGTNIKVAQNRNGHTIKSCPDNDDNQEEEENQTWPFGKWMRASPKNITRVRKYGYAETGKLLKKTLFNENENEGNKGEGNNQAEQENQPEPTEQAEKGNSNSCDEHITAQSLECVAEVLQQIKLSPIASQQHTTEGPDKQAERETQSNEDSPSPTEIKKPSGLKNWKKLIRENKGSPTITIGNCVGGKRTEMEIDGEEDGEQGGEKKHRTDMVIDEGSAVLDDQHCREQ from the exons ATGACAGCGAGAGATAGAGACCAGATCCTGAATGGCCAACCATGGAACTTCAATGGCCATGTCATCGCTCTCCAAGCCATAACAGGGGAAGAGCAACCATCAGAACTGAACCCCCATCTCTGCCCAATATGGGTCAGAATCTATAACCTACCCCTAAATCTGAGAGATGAACAATCAGTCCTTAGAATCGGAAGCTGCTTGGGGAAATTTCTGGACTATGACAAATCAGAGGAATGTCTAATGGGGAAATATGCACGAGCAAGAGTCATGGTGGACTTACAGAAACCACTTAAGAGGGGCACTAACATCAAAGTTGCACAGAACAGGAATG GTCATACCATCAAATCCTGCCCAGATAATGATGACAaccaagaggaggaggaaaaccAAACCTGGCCTTTTGGTAAATGGATGAGAGCATCCCCAAAAAATATCACAAGGGTGAGAAAATATGGGTATGCAGAAACTGGAAAACTGTTGAAGAAGACGTTGttcaatgaaaatgaaaatgaaggaAACAAAGGGGAAGGGAACAACCAAGCTGAACAGGAAAATCAACCAGAACCTACAGAACAAGCAGAGAAAGGTAACTCTAATAGTTGTGATGAACATATAACAGCTCAGAGTCTGGAATGTGTAGCTGAAGTTTTACAACAAATCAAGCTCTCCCCAATAGCCAGCCAGCAACACACAACAGAGGGTCCTGACAAGCAAGCTGAAAGAGAGACACAGTCCAATGAAGACTCCCCAAGCCCAACTGAAATCAAGAAGCCAAGTGGACTGAAAAACTGGAAGAAGCTTATTAGAGAAAACAAAGGTTCCCCCACAATAACAATAGGAAATTGTGTAGGAGGGAAAAGGACCGAGATGGAAATTGATGGAGAAGAGGATGGAGAGCAAGGAGGGGAGAAAAAACACAGAACTGATATGGTTATTGATGAAGGATCGGCGGTGCTGGACGACCAGCATTGCCGGGAGCAATGA
- the LOC130732866 gene encoding E3 ubiquitin-protein ligase ORTHRUS 2, whose protein sequence is MAHHLPCDADGTCMLCKLKPPPSETLQCHTCITPWHLPCLPTPPASFVNWDCPDCSSSISDFHAPAPAPSAGADLVSAIRAIDSDASLTDQQKAKKKQELVGGPSSGEKPPAAGGILDGSINCSFCMQLPDRPVTTPCGHNFCLKCFEKWIGQGKRTCANCRRDIPAKIASQPRINSQLAIAIRLAKLAKSEGKVSGEPKIYHFMRNQDRPDKAFTTDRAKKTGKANACSGKIFVTVPPDHFGPIPAENDPTRNQGVLVGETWEDRMECRQWGAHLPHVAGIAGQSTYGAQSVALSGGYIDDEDHGEWFLYTGSGGRDLSGNKRTNKLQSFDQKFENMNEALRLSCRKGYPVRVVRSHKEKRSSYAPESGVRYDGVYRIEKCWRKNGIQGCKVCRYLFVRCDNEPAPWTTDDVGDRPRPLPKIDELKGAVDITERKGDPSWDFDEEKGSWLWKKPPPASKKSIDVINPKDGTRVRVKKTKNVSLKEKLLKEFGCNICHKVLSSPLTTPCAHNFCKVCLEGAFSGKSFIRKRACEGGRSLRAQKNVMKCPSCSNDIADFLQNPQVNREMMGVVESLQSQIAQDENSEQVENSEELSDKSDEIVKNVPDEVEVSKPCDDSTESDENVKNVTDEVEVLKSCDSTEKVLEEINDNDLNRPHKRRKGAGVIDEAPELEDTIKACN, encoded by the exons ATGGCTCACCACCTTCCATGCGACGCCGACGGCACATGCATGCTCTGCAAACTCAAACCTCCTCCTTCCGAAACTCTGCAGTGCCACACCTGCATTACCCCGTGGCATCTTCCCTGCCTCCCAACCCCTCCCGCCTCTTTTGTCAACTGGGACTGCCCTGACTGCTCCTCCTCCATCTCCGATTTCCATGCTCCCGCTCCTGCTCCCTCCGCCGGCGCCGATCTCGTCTCCGCCATCCGCGCCATCGACTCCGATGCCTCCCTCACTGACCAACAGAAGGCCAAGAAGAAACAGGAACTCGTCGGCGGCCCGTCATCAGGTGAAAAACCCCCCGCCGCCGGTGGAATCCTCGACGGCAGCATCAATTGCTCCTTCTGCATGCAGTTACCAGATAGACCCGTCACG ACTCCTTGCGGCCACAATTTCTGCTTGAAATGCTTTGAGAAATGGATTGGTCAAGGGAAACGGACATGCGCTAACTGCCGGCGAGATATTCCGGCGAAGATAGCTTCACAGCCGCGTATCAACTCTCAGTTAGCCATTGCGATTCGGTTGGCGAAGCTTGCGAAATCGGAAGGGAAGGTGTCTGGTGAGCCGAAGATTTACCATTTTATGAGGAACCAGGACCGGCCAGACAAGGCGTTTACCACTGATAGGGCTAAGAAGACTGGGAAGGCGAATGCCTGCAGTGGGAAGATTTTTGTGACTGTTCCTCCTGACCATTTTGGACCTATTCCTGCTGAGAATGACCCGACCCGGAACCAGGGTGTTTTGGTGGGGGAGACTTGGGAGGACAGGATGGAGTGTAGGCAGTGGGGTGCTCATCTTCCTCATGTTGCTGGTATTGCTGGCCAGAGCACGTATGGTGCTCAGTCTGTGGCGCTTTCTGGTGGTTACATTGACGATGAGGATCATGGGGAGTGGTTCCTTTACACTGGTAGTGGTGGGAGGGATCTAAGTGGAAACAAGCGGACTAATAAGCTTCAGTCATTTGACCAGAAGTTTGAGAATATGAACGAGGCATTGAGACTGAGTTGTCGCAAAGGATACCCTGTTCGTGTTGTCAG GTCCCACAAGGAGAAGCGATCTTCCTATGCACCAGAGTCTGGAGTGCGATATGATGGTGTTTACAGAATTGAGAAATGCTGGCGTAAAAATGGAATACAA GGTTGCAAGGTTTGCAGATATTTGTTTGTCAGATGTGACAATGAGCCAGCTCCGTGGACAAC CGATGATGTTGGAGACCGTCCCCGCCCTCTGCCTAAAATTGATGAATTGAAGGGCGCTGTTGATATAACTGAAAGGAAGGGTGATCCTTCATGGGATTTTGAT GAGGAAAAGGGTTCCTGGTTGTGGAAGAAGCCTCCCCCAGCAAGCAAGAAATCCATAGATGTAATCAACCCTAAAGATGGCACAAGAGTAAGAgttaaaaaaaccaaaaatgTATCTCTCAAAGAAAAGCTGTTGAAAG AGTTTGGTTGCAATATCTGCCACAAGGTTTTGTCTTCCCCTCTCACAACTCCTTGTGCTCACAACTTCTGCAAGGTCTGCCTGGAGGGTGCCTTTTCTGGCAAAAGTTTCATCAGGAAGAGGGCATGTGAAGGTGGACGCTCTTTACGAGCTCAGAAGAACGTTATGAAATGCCCATCATGTTCAAATGACATAGCTGATTTTCTTCAGAATCCACAG GTTAACAGAGAAATGATGGGTGTTGTAGAATCACTCCAGAGCCAGATTGCACAAGACGAGAATTCTGAACAGGTGGAGAACTCAGAAGAGTTGAGTGACAAAAGTGATGAAATTGTCAAGAATGTGCCTGATGAGGTAGAAGTTTCAAAACCCTGTGATGATTCAACTGAAAGTGATGAAAATGTGAAGAATGTGACTGATGAGGTAGAAGTTTTAAAATCCTGTGATTCAACTGAAAAAGTATTGGAGGAGATTAATGACAATGATCTGAATCGGCCGCACAAGCGAAGGAAAGGTGCTGGGGTGATTGATGAGGCACCGGAACTAGAAGATACCATAAAGGCTTGCAATTAA
- the LOC130732868 gene encoding uncharacterized protein LOC130732868: MGYFKFLLSFSVLSVLFSVLPLLNLHSLKPLFPMQFFGYTVDKSYIFLLCNSLLVFIAINSAPINQSDQNSNENISHSEFNVSYTAAPIADEHPVETESPEEEQEQEQEQQEAEEQEEEESLVTLEAENVLPDTNEDDEEENALMFIVEDEHEECGDETEELNKKCEDFIKKMKAAFCSESEPIADGSFYFGYQKSLVVVN, translated from the coding sequence ATGGGTTATTTCAAGtttcttctttcattttctGTGTTGTCTGTTTTGTTTTCTGTCCTTCCCTTACTAAACCTTCATTCCTTGAAGCCATTATTCCCCATGCAATTCTTTGGCTACACCGTTGACAAGAGCTACATCTTCCTTCTATGTAACAGCCTTCTAGTTTTTATAGCCATCAACTCTGCTCCAATCAATCAATCTGATCAAAACAGCAACGAGAATATAAGCCACTCAGAATTCAACGTATCATACACTGCAGCACCAATTGCTGATGAACATCCTGTGGAAACTGAATCcccagaagaagaacaagaacaagaacaagaacaacaagaagcagaagaacaagaagaagaagagagctTGGTTACATTAGAAGCTGAAAATGTGCTTCCAGATacaaatgaagatgatgaagaggaaAATGCCCTTATGTtcattgttgaagatgagcaTGAGGAATGTGGAGATGAGACGGAGGAGTTAAATAAGAAATGTGAAGATTTTATTAAAAAGATGAAAGCTGCGTTCTGTTCAGAATCAGAGCCAATAGCTGATGGCAGTTTTTATTTTGGTTATCAGAAATCATTGGTGGTTGTGAATTAA
- the LOC130732869 gene encoding putative pentatricopeptide repeat-containing protein At5g09950, which translates to MILCYSRLLCSSSTRALSTLSHCSLSHSPHHFKFPPLHLECDQYKSATCLEDAHQLHLQIYKTGFTNDVFLCNTLINAYIRFGSLVSAQKLFDEMPQKNLVSWSCLISGYTQHGMPDEACILFKGIICAGLLPNNYAIGSALRACQESGPTRLKLGMEIHGLMSKSPYSSDMILSNVLMSMYSGCSASADDAYRVFDEMKIKNSASWNSIISVYCRKGDAISSFKLFSSMQRDATELTFRPNEYTFGSLVTAACSLVDFGLSLLEQMLTWIEKSGFLHDLYVGSALVNGFARYGLIDYAKKLFEQMGGRNAVTMNGFMVGLTKQHQGEEAAKIFKGMKDLVEINAESHVVLLSAFTEFSNVEEGKRKGKEVHAYLIRNALVDAILIGNALVNMYAKCDVIDDARSVFHLMPSKDIVSWNSMISGLDHNERFEEAVACFHKMRRNGMVPSKFSIISALSSCSSLGWIILGRQIHGEGIKWGLDLDVSVSNALLTLYAETDYISECQKVFFLMPEYDQVSWNAFISALANSEASVLQAIEYFQEMMRAGWRLNRVTFINILAAVSSLSFLELGRQIHALILKYSVSEDNPIENLLLAFYGKCMQMEDCEIIFSRMSERRDEVSWNSMIYGYIHNGILDKAMDFVWFMMQRGQRLDGFTFATVLSACASVATLERGMEVHACAIRACLESDVVVGSALVDMYAKCGKIDYASRFFELMPVRNIYSWNSMISGYARHGHGQKALKLFTKMKQLGQLPDHVTFVGVLSACSHVGLVDEGFKNFKSMSAVYELAPRIEHYSCMVDLLGRAGDVKRIEDFIKTMPMEPNVLIWRTVLGACGRRANGRNTELGQRAAKMLIELEPQNAVNYVLLSNMHAAGGKWEDVAEARLAMKKASVRKEAGRSWVNMKDGVHVFVAGDQTHPEREKIYGKLKELMSKIRDAGYVPETKYALYDLELENKEELLSYHSEKLAIAFVLTRKSELPIRIMKNLRVCGDCHTAFKYISNIVSRQIILRDSNRFHHFDGGICSCGDYW; encoded by the coding sequence ATGATACTCTGCTACAGCCGATTGTTATGCAGCAGTTCAACTCGTGCTCTTTCCACGCTTTCTCACTGCAGCTTATCTCATTCCCCACACCACTTCAAGTTTCCACCTTTGCATTTGGAATGTGATCAATACAAAAGTGCTACTTGCTTGGAAGATGCCCATCAGCTTCATTTGCAGATATACAAAACTGGATTTACCAATGATGTCTTCTTGTGTAATACTCTTATTAATGCATATATCAGATTTGGCAGTTTGGTTTCTGCACAGAaactgtttgatgaaatgccGCAGAAGAACCTCGTTTCTTGGTCTTGTTTAATTTCTGGCTATACACAACATGGCATGCCTGATGAGGCATGTATTTTGTTCAAAGGGATCATTTGTGCTGGCCTCTTACCAAACAACTATGCCATTGGTAGTGCTCTTAGAGCTTGCCAAGAGAGTGGTCCAACTAGGCTTAAACTCGGGATGGAGATTCATGGCTTGATGTCCAAATCTCCATATTCGTCAGACATGATTTTGTCTAATGTGCTTATGTCCATGTATTCAGGTTGCTCAGCTTCCGCTGATGATGCTTATCGTGTTTTTGatgaaatgaaaattaaaaattctgCCTCCTGGAATTCTATCATATCGGTTTATTGTCGTAAGGGAGATGCAATTTCTTCTTTTAAGCTATTCTCAAGCATGCAAAGGGACGCTACAGAGCTTACGTTCAGGCCTAATGAGTATACCTTTGGTAGCTTGGTAACTGCTGCTTGCTCTCTAGTTGACTTTGGGCTGAGTTTGCTTGAGCAGATGCTGACCTGGATTGAGAAATCTGGATTCTTGCATGATCTATATGTTGGTAGTGCATTGGTCAATGGGTTTGCAAGGTATGGTCTAATAGATTATGCTAAAAAGCTTTTCGAGCAAATGGGGGGTCGTAATGCAGTAACTATGAATGGGTTCATGGTTGGATTGACGAAGCAGCACCAGGGTGAAGAAGCAGCTAAGATATTCAAGGGAATGAAAGATTTAGTTGAAATAAATGCAGAATCTCATGTGGTTCTTTTAAGCGCTTTTACTGAATTTTCAAATGTAGAGGAAGGGAAGAGAAAGGGTAAAGAGGTTCATGCTTACCTGATTCGCAATGCCTTGGTTGATGCCATTTTGATTGGAAATGCACTTGTCAATATGTATGCAAAATGTGATGTCATTGATGATGCTCGGTCAGTTTTTCATCTCATGCCTAGCAAAGATATTGTCTCATGGAACTCCATGATCTCTGGCCTTGACCACAATGAGCGATTTGAGGAGGCAGTTGCTTGTTTCCATAAAATGAGGAGAAATGGAATGGTACCCTCAAAATTTTCAATCATTAGTGCTTTGAGTTCATGTTCAAGCTTGGGTTGGATCATACTAGGACGACAGATACATGGTGAAGGGATCAAATGGGGGCTTGATTTGGATGTTTCAGTTTCAAATGCTCTTCTAACATTATATGCTGAAACTGATTATATCAGTGAATGTCAGAAAGTTTTCTTTCTCATGCCAGAGTATGATCAAGTTTCTTGGAATGCTTTTATTAGTGCACTAGCAAATTCAGAGGCATCAGTCTTACAAGCTATAGAATATTTCCAGGAGATGATGCGAGCTGGATGGAGACTTAATAGAGTGAcgtttataaatattttagcagcagtttcttctctttcatttcttGAACTGGGCCGTCAAATTCATGCTTTAATCTTAAAATATTCTGTTTCTGAAGACAATCCTATTGAGAATTTGCTTCTAGCTTTCTATGGAAAGTGTATGCAGATGGAGGACTGTGAGATTATTTTCTCTAGAATGTCTGAGCGGAGAGATGAAGTCAGTTGGAACTCAATGATTTATGGATATATACACAATGGAATCCTGGACAAGGCCATGGATTTTGTATGGTTTATGATGCAAAGGGGGCAAAGACTGGATGGTTTCACATTTGCGACTGTTCTTAGTGCTTGTGCTTCAGTTGCAACACTAGAGCGCGGTATGGAAGTTCATGCATGTGCAATAAGAGCTTGTTTAGAATCTGATGTTGTTGTCGGAAGTGCACTAGTTGAcatgtatgcaaaatgtggGAAGATAGATTATGCTTCAAGATTCTTTGAATTGATGCCTGTGAGAAACATATATTCTTGGAATTCAATGATTTCAGGTTATGCACGGCATGGACATGGACAAAAAGCTCTAAAGCTTTTCACAAAAATGAAACAGCTTGGCCAACTGCCAGATCATGTCACGTTTGTTGGGGTCTTATCAGCTTGTAGTCATGTAGGATTAGTTGATGAAGGATTTAAGAATTTCAAATCAATGAGTGCAGTGTATGAACTGGCTCCGCGGATAGAGCACTACTCTTGTATGGTAGATCTCCTCGGGCGTGCCGGTGATGTTAAGAGAATAGAGGATTTTATCAAAACAATGCCGATGGAACCTAATGTCCTCATTTGGAGAACAGTTTTAGGGGCATGTGGTCGCCGTGCTAATGGCCGCAATACAGAGCTAGGACAGAGGGCTGCAAAGATGCTTATTGAattagagccacagaatgctgTGAACTATGTGCTTCTTTCTAACATGCATGCTGCTGGTGGGAAATGGGAAGATGTAGCGGAGGCGAGGTTGGCAATGAAGAAGGCTTCAGTGAGGAAGGAAGCTGGGCGTAGTTGGGTGAACATGAAGGATGGAGTTCATGTGTTTGTGGCTGGAGATCAAACACAcccagaaagagaaaaaatctaTGGAAAACTCAAGGAGCTAATGAGCAAAATTAGGGATGCTGGATATGTGCCTGAAACCAAATATGCACTCTATGATCTTGAACTTGAAAACAAAGAAGAACTACTCAGCTATCATAGTGAAAAGTTAGCAATTGCTTTTGTTCTCACTCGCAAATCTGAACTGCCAATTAGAATAATGAAGAACCTTCGGGTTTGTGGTGACTGTCACACTGCTTTCAAATACATATCAAATATTGTTAGTCGACAGATAATTTTACGAGATTCCAATAGATTTCACCATTTTGATGGTGGCATATGTTCTTGTGGAGATTATTGGTGA
- the LOC130732872 gene encoding uncharacterized protein LOC130732872 — MATRVTLSSPLAFKTSLLPKSPSLSPVSFSLGSPKTNAVVGVRVHAKIGGSDEDTKKGEKKKFITRDEEPQQYWQTAGEREGENPMKTPLPYIIIFGMSTPFVILAIAFANGWIKVPVR; from the exons ATGGCTACCAGAGTGACTCTATCTTCTCCTCTAGCCTTCAAAACTTCACTTCTGCCCAAATCACCATCACTTTCTCCAGTTTCATTCAGCCTTGGTTCTCCCAAAACAAATGCTGTTGTTGGTGTCAGAGTTCATGCTAAAATAG GTGGTTCAGATGAAGACACCAAGaaaggagagaagaagaaattcATCACCAGAGATGAAGAACCACAACA ATATTGGCAGACAGCAGGGGAAAGGGAAGGAGAGAACCCCATGAAAACCCCTCTTCCTTACATCATCATATTTGGTATGTCAACTCCTTTTGTAATCTTGGCCATTGCTTTTGCAAATGGTTGGATTAAGGTACCTGTGCGATGA
- the LOC130732870 gene encoding SNF1-related protein kinase regulatory subunit beta-2-like, producing the protein MGSNSRGKDLEGTSGDNMIVDNYEYEQEMRFLPANLNPDGLLDQWAQFPPYGPRAYEPPSPFLIQQVPAVAMQRPGVVAQPQQHALVQNGYVGSRFYKKLKSARITWNHAGADVAVVGSWDNWKSSEPLHRVGQSFAIVKKLPLGIYHYHFIVDGYSTHAPEFVSVLHDSGYVYNILKVQEYYIRRTSETEDPPSPPSSYDNKFLDEDEFKVPPPELPPQLPVTVSDKPSSITHLELNHIYTYKNVEDQSEELRSTHLFQDKYAITQRWER; encoded by the exons ATGGGGAGTAACAGCAGAGGAAAGGATCTTGAAGGCACTTCTGGAGATAATATGATTGTGGATAACTATGAATATGAACAAGAGATGAGATTCCTACCTGCTAACTTGAATCCTGATGGTCTTTTAGATCAGTGGGCTCAGTTTCCTCCATATGGCCCCAGAGCATATGAGCCACCATCTCCTTTTCTCATACAACAG GTCCCTGCGGTTGCAATGCAAAGACCAGGAGTGGTAGCACAACCCCAGCAACATGCATTAGTGCAAAATGGATATGTGGGATCTAGGTTTTATAAGAAGTTGAAAAGTGCGAGGATTACATGGAACCATGCTGGTGCGGATGTTGCTGTTGTAGGATCATGGGACAATTGGAAGAGCAG CGAGCCCTTGCATAGAGTAGGTCAAAGCTTTGCCATTGTTAAAAAACTTCCCCTTGGTATCTATCATTACCATTTCATTGTAGATGGCTATTCAACACATGCTCCAGAGTTCGTATCAGTTCTTCATGACTCAGGTTATGTCTACAATATATTGAAAGTGCAG GAATATTATATCCGACGAACATCTGAGACTGAAgatccaccatcaccaccatcaaGTTACGATAACAAATTCTTGGATGAAGATGAGTTCAAGGTTCCTCCCCCAGAACTTCCACCTCAACTACCGGTGACAGTAAGTGATAAGCCTTCATCAATCACACATTTGGAGCTGAATCATATATACACTTACAAAAATGTTGAGGATCAATCTGAGGAACTACGATCTACTCATTTGTTCCAAGACAAATATGCTATTACCCAGCGCTGGGAAAGATGA